AGCTAAGTTCAATATCTATTATCAGATGAAAGTAAAAAGTTTACGGAACATCTCTTAGCAAATTCTCCagattttaaattaatcaaaaatattaaaacgcaTTCTTTTGAAGCCTTTGGACACTGTAAAAACTCATCAGGTTGCCAAATTTTAAACGTGATGTCATTCtagatttctttctttctctaatTCACGCCTCTCACTATCCGGGTTCCCTTTCGAAAATGTTTACACCACAGCCCTTTATAAGTAAAGCCCAGGTTAGACTTGCAAAAAAATCGTCCAagtagcattacattgctgcgtTTCATTAACCACTTCAAACTCATTTCTTTTACGACCTCGAGATGTAACTTACAGCTTGcaccatttttcttgcaagtctaagctGGACTTAAGACAGCAAAAGAAAAGCGCTCTGAGCGataaagcggcttgctttctatGGCATTAGTAGGCTCACCTGAGGCTGGTGACAGCTTGTCATGCTTATAATCATGCTGGCAGTTCCGAATGTTCTGTTGCTCGGGGCAAACGGACTTGTCGGTGCTGGCAACTGAGTGGCTGCAGCGACGGGTCTCCTCATCCACCGGGACCACGCATGGCCACAGTGTGCTGGATACGTAATAAAAGTATGGTCAAATGTGATACCTATGGGTAACAGAAAAATGTAGTGGAAGTGAGGTGACGCCTAATTCAACTTTAATGTAGCAGATAATATAGTCTGTCATTCGGCGGGCCGAATTAGGAATTGTGGAAATTTGATGGTGATGTCTTTGCTCAGTGTGAGACATAAATCACAGGAATCACAGGAAGCAAGATAATAAAGTTCGAAATTGACATGGCTCATACTCGTAGTCTTACTTTACCCtcatcccacttcccactaatattataaatgcgaaagtttgtaagtctgtttgtttgtttgttacttcattacgtctaagccgcttaaccgatttagatgaaattcggtatatagatagtttaagtcccagggaaggacatagaacaGTTTTTATTCctgaaaattgcacagttcccgcgggatagcgataactgaattctacacggacgaaatcgcgggtaacggctagttatttataaaatagatGCTAATATTCAAGTAAGGTAAgtgttaggtaggtacgtatagTTGTTTGTCAAAAAAATGATTTCGTTCGGTTCTCCTTGCACGTCCAATTGGATATCTGGGAACGTTTTGAAAATACTACTCAATTTTAAGACGCTGCAAAACAGTCTATTGTagaataacttaaccaacaaaaagttggaaaatccccgactttgtcacttctaagttcaatatctcaaaaacggctcaatcgattttgatgaaacatgtctaaaacctCACCTGAagaaagtgcagatgaggccaaatgtGTAAGTATTTAATCAAATACTATCGTGATGGATGCATTACCTAATGCTTTCTACATTGAAATTTGATGATGCACTGTGAGGTAAACCATTTCGCATTTAGTTTGCCACGGGAATCGGCATGTGGTCAGTGAATTTAACATGTGTACAACCGCAATTGCTACTTGAAATAAAGGTATAACGTAGCTCTAAAAAGGTATAAAGTAGCTCTGTGTGCAAAAACAAAGCGCTTGCCAGTATTGGCGCTGctgtatcaaaatcaaaaatcaaaatcaaaatgtctttattgcggTTATGGGTATCCAAGGCCTATCGTAACGCAAGGATTATAAAgaatagttatattatattgcaaatataattatattgccAACTAATCGCGTGCCATGTCGGCTCACTCAAGTGTATGATGAACAGAGAAATTGGTTGCTGCGACACCGAGCGCGCATGCATAAGGAATGGGATAGAGTTACGCTTAATGTTAAGTTAATGTTAAAGTTAAGTAAGCGTCCCTAATGGCTGGCTCTGAGTGGCTTTTCCATGATAACATTCCTCAAAAACTCAAGACTAAGTGTCGGTTAGAGGCGGCTAAAACAGCTTTCTCATTTTCTAATAGGTATACCGTTCTACCTAAGTAcctgttttgtttaattaatttaataaaatatcagtGGTTTCCCAAAAGCTTATTAAGTATCCCCTTAAGTCTGAATTGGCTTGGGTTTCTTTCCCCGATGTAATTAAAATGCGCTAATAAAGTAAACTGACCTCGGCtgaattattttgttgtttattataACGGGCCGCTTTCAGAGTCATGCCAACTGGCATAATCGCGAAATTGGTAGGATTTCAGTAAGAAATGGGAAACATAAATTGTGCCTGCAACTGCTCCGATTAATACGGgaataattaaatgtttaagGCCGTTTcatttacgattaattttactAGAGCTTAATTTATGGCTggtattgatttttttaaagtaactttttatctgaacacgcttctacgccgttaacagtAGAGtcctgttcagatatttttgatcaaatttttgctcacaagtttatgaactcgaccgtACCTACTACTTTAAACCATTACATTATATATCGTACGAAAATCATTCAGATCCAGTTTATGTAGTAGTCCAGTATTGTCGAATTCAAGGCGCTATATGGCAGCCAGTTCCTTTCCTTTTTATTAAGATACTAATACAGTAACAATTACCTAGTGCCAGTGAATCGACGACCCATCTAGCTGCTCGCCATTCGCAGCAACCTGACCTTTGATAATTAAAACCGAGCCTAATTAAAACTAGCTACCTTGCTTAGTTGCTGGTTTAACTACATtgtttattatacatataataatgaGATGAttgtaaaaaattatattaataataggtaggtattttttttgtattctttttttctttaattgtataatatagtttttaagtattttatttgtaattatattattatgaaaaaatgactttctgccaagtttcttgcggcgcattcttcttggcaatgatggtctttccgaaagcgctggtagtttaaaaaatgacgtgtaaaagtgcctattgcggcctatttactgaataaatcatttgaattttgaatttgaattttgagtaAAGGGCATCGCCAGGAGATCATCAAAATCACGAGATAGTTCAGGACATCACTATAGTTAGTAGAATCGATACCTACAGTTCTTATAACTTACCTTCTTTTGGCCAATAGCACAAGCAGTAAGGCAGTCACAGCGACTGCAGCGAGAGCGGCGAAAGCGAGCGAGACCGCTCCGAGCACTCGCTCTGCTTCTGCGTTGCTCACAGTACTCACAGAACTGCCTTCGGACTGGAAAGCCACTGGCCGACGAAGGCGTTCTGAGGTAAGAAATGAAATTTTAGACGGGTGGAAAGCTTATACCTACACATTCAATGTCAAGAACCCGACAGTCAGGTTCCCTATTtgtaggcagttttcgctacGAAGCGGAAGAACGCTGCTACTGGTTACGAGTGTAGCAATATGTGGTCGCGAATATGATAAGATACTAATTCCATGGAACGAAAGCCGATGGTAGCTTAGTAACTAGTGGACCTATGGCTCCTCttagtttttttggaatttgtgccaaatttaatttgtaaatttgCTGAATGGTGTCTATGAAGATCCCAATCAAGAATGTTTGAAGTACCTCTCAACAGGCGTTGAGGTGATTAATCAGCAATGTCAGGAGATAACAATATTGGTCTTTAAAAGTCGCATTACTGCTGGTCttagagattttttcaaaattagaaGGATGTTCCGATTATTACtcatacatttttgtttttacttaccCCCAGCATGGGTAGTGGTGGCAGCATAAATAATAGCTTGATGTCGGGCCGAGTCTGTGGCCGTCCACAACCGCAAACCATACCACGCGCCCGCTGTCAGGCCTCCAATAACAATctgccattaaaaaataatataataaggaCCTGTTTCACTACACTCTTAACATACACAGGAACTTAAGTTCCTGGTATTTTACGTGGTTCGATTAAACAGAAACATTACAGATATATCTGCCACATAAAGAACGAGTATCAGGAAAGAAACTTAAAAGAGTATTATGATAGTGGCAAGACTAGCCCAAAATGTCAGTAATATTTAGTAGAACATGTGTAAGAAGTTATACTTATATGAAAGCTTGGATTTACGTTGGTCTTTTGTCCGCACTAGAAGGCAAGACGCTGCAAGTTTTATGTGcaacttgttattttaaattagcCACCCAAAGTAAttttcccactaatattataaatgcgaaagtttctagCCTGTTAGTGTTTGTTACctcgtcacgtctaaaccgctgaaacgattaagatgaaattgggcatacacatagtttgattcccggggaaggacataagatagtttttatcccggaaaacagCATAGTTCACGCGGCATAGCGATAAATGaaatctacgcggacggagtcgcgggcaacagctagttattacTACATAATTAATAACACGTTCAAAACATACCGCGCTCTTGGCAATGGATTCGTCATGTTGTGCTTTTTAATCTCACCGTTAGAGGGAAATTGTACGTAAttgtttaggtacagtcaagtgctaAAATATGGACTTTACTTATGGGATAGCCCTccaaaattatgtacctaccacaTGATCGCATTCCGACATAATAAGGCGCCGGCCGGTACTTACCGTACAAGTTTTGAGTAGTTcgtatagatacatatttttgcatttgactgtacttgtGTTGCGTGTCGcttttaataaactattttaaatagCTGTAAGTATATGTGCACAGTAATTTGTGCAAGTATAGACAACGTGCTGATATGGCAACCCACTTGATGCCCTCCCTCAAAAGCTTGAGGCGATGGCTTGCAAAGTCTGGCAAAGTGACTCATATTGAAGGCTCGATGGTGTAAACATAACAAGTTAACCGAAACATTCGGCTTCGATAGACTTTATTAAGAGACAACTCAAAAATGATCTTCTCGCTCACACTTTTTTGACGAGTTTATAAACTTTCAGTCAAAGACTTACTAAAATATTGATGTAAAGTTTACTTTATGTAAGTAACTTctttacgcttaaaccgctgaacctatATAAATGaagtttggtatatagatagttaaATTAAGACCTTGGGAAGGGCAGAGGACAGtcttatcccagaaaattgcaccGTTctcgcgggataacgataaatgAAGTTATCGTAAACGGAGTCGCGAGCAGAAGATAATAGAAgagcggcaaaaaaatctggctctctttatgcagtaataggtaattttgtatgcagtgggccaaattttgtgccgctgagtaaaTTATGAGTACTCGTACCTCCCTGTGGTGGTGCAGTGAGGTAAGGTCCGCGTCAGTCCACAGCGCTGCGCCGGCGTCGGCGCGCCGCCACTGCAGGCGCACGAGGCGCGCGCCGCAACGCACGGCTCGCCGCGCGTCCAGCGCTAGGGCGGAGCTGTTGCTCCAGACGGCCGCTTCGGCGCCCTCTTCTTGCCTCTCGCGATGGTCTCCCCCTCCTTCCCATACTAACACTATCGACAGATCAACTTAGGATTacgaccgcgaatcggcaagcgcagcgtaggacgtccaccaacgagatggacggatgacctggttaatgcAGGTCGCtccgaccgaagcaactggaggtctaacagtggacgtcctacagctgatatgatgatgatgaagattacGACCAAGAGTCTGCAAAGGTAGAGGTGGTTATATCAAAAGTATCTCTTTTGTTGTAAGTACAAAAAATTACTCTTGTCATGATGATGAGGGCGCTAGttgatgaaattttaaattcgAAGAATTGCAGGCACGTTTCGCCGACCATTAGGAGGTTAAAGGCCAGGTGAAGCTGGATTTAGATCTTTTCACACTAAGCCACGCTAAGCCACGAGTACATTGGTTACCTAAGCTGATACACAAAAAATGTGTATGTATTTCAGTACTACCTACTAACCTGGAGGTTTCGTCTTCACCAACAACGGTGCCGACGGCGGCGACGGCCCTGCCCGAGAATGAGCCACGACCCTCACAGAGTACGAAGCTCCACAAGACAACCCCCTCAGGGTCACTCCAGTCGCTTCCCCCCCTGTTTCCAGCTTCCTTTCCTCCTCACCCCTGGTCCCCGTGTCCAAGCCGTCGCCACTGTCGTCGCGGACCCGTATCCACCATATCGTGAAACCTAAACAAGACTTGCACGTCAAAGCGGACGTCTAGATAATTTCCGTTTGCTCGTACTCGTAGTAATACAATTAGGCGCGTATAGGTAGTCGCAGACGGATGGCATAATCCGCCAAGTGAGTCGTCGTGCTTAAATTATGTGTGGTCTTACTGACAAGTTCTAAGCGTTTTTCAtaactataagtttttattatttagaaacattttaagttttagTAATAAGAAAGTCTCTATAAagcgtgttatttttgatttccattaactCTAGGCTCAAcaaacaggtcaaatgaagttaagttttaaaataatagcGACCGGAATGCACTCTATTGTTTAACGTGACGAAGCACTGATATTGATAGAATTAGTATAATTAACTAACTATTTTTACCTTTCTTCTCTGCTATCAAAATGTGCACGTATATACATGTTTAAATATGTGTACACGTATGagtcgcacagacgtagctgtgGGACAAGTTTGATAGTGGTGAagcaaatatataaaaatatttagttcattgatatggaggTACGTATGCAAAGTTACGACTGAATTAGTCAGCCAGTAGGGTTACCGTGTGGTGGTGCCGCAGAGTGGTGCGCAGTCCGCCAAGCGAGCCTCGCCTCGCGGTGCGCCGCGTGCTCGAGCAGCAGCGCGGGCgcagcgggcggcgcggcgcactCCACGCGGTACGTCGTCTCCTCTGAGCCATAAGCGTTGCGCGCCGAACACGTGTAGTTGCCGCTCGTAGAAGCGTCCACTTCTGTCCGAAATGGGTCATGGACTCACGATACAGATATTTAATGCAGGCACCATACCTAACTTACCATAAGTGGGGTGCGTTAAGGGTAGGCAGTGCCAGTAGCTGCACCAGCATGCACCCGCACGCACCCTCATGCACCCACCTAGTATCAGCAATAGGGTAGACAACACTAGCACTGCTTGCTGCTACTGCTGTTGCTACTGGCACTACCCTCACTTCACGACTGCTTACCATGTATAGCTAGGTGTCCGTGTAACGTGAGATGCGTCCGGGGGTCGTGCGTGACGGGTCTGTCGCCTCGCAgccagcgcgcgcgcggcgtcgGCTCGCCACGCCACACGCATGCGAGGCGCAACGCGTGCCCGCACTGCACGCGCGCCCACACGCCGAATGAGAGCAAACGTACTCCCGctgaatattatattttattaatgcaGTAGCCTTTACCAGCGGTTTTGCTCGTGGAAATCCGTTGTTTGGGATTTGAATTAAAATGCCGGGATTTCATTACGTGTCAAATCATATGAATTCTATGAAAATCTTAAACTGGTGGAGATTTTAGAATTTTATCCGGACCCCGTGGAAATATTAGGATACAGAAGCCTGGGTTCTAAACTCTTGATTTAGGAGTGTGATATGGCAGATATAAATTTGTATCAGCTATATAATTGTACTATCGATTATTAAATTGTTTAAGTTAATGCAATTTTTAGGACAATGTATTCTatgactaaaaaaataaatcgacgctcgaaaggagaaattgactaagcgacctttttagtgttccggagccaaaatggcagaaacggaacccttatggtttcgccatgtctgtctgtctgtctggctgtccgtccgcggctttgctcagagactatcaatgctagaaagctgtaatttttgcacggatatataagtaaactatgccgacaaaatggtacagttaaaaacaaaaatgggggtaaagtggaggtgtttttttttctcatccaaccctatagtgtgggatatcgttggataggttttttaaaatcattaggggtttgcaaagacgattcagtgatttatttgcgaaatattcaactttcaagtgcaaattttcattaaaatcgagcgtcccccccctaaaatctaaaccggtgggtggaaaattttgaaaaaaatcataatggtagtaaatatatcaaactttcaaggaaaactataacggctaagtttgcttgacatagtgagttatatacatgttTGGAATCAGTAAATTTACCGAGTTAATCACGAAATCTCTAGGAACTTACCTCTAGAGCTAGTTGTAGCTGGTTGTGGAGCAGAGGGCTCTCCCTCCCCGGCTGCAGAGTGAGCTGCCACCCACGCTTCGTACGTAGCGTCTTCGGATAAGGATCGCAGTTCGGTAGAACCGCCCAAACCCACCGATGGATCACTGTCTTCTGCTTGTACTGTTGTCGTTTGAGGAGGACGGTCCCTAGATAATAACGAAATGTTCATCATATAGTCATCATTTATCTTCCAAATTCGGTCTTGCGCAGACCAGAGGGTTGTTTGTTTGATCCCGAGTTATCTGGTAATCCATGGTTAAGTAGTGTATGAAACTGTCTGTCTGGGTTTAAAGATTTTTTCCCTGGACGTTTGGATGTTTGATGTATAATGAAAAGGAATATTTACCTGCCTAGTTCTCGATAAAATACTGTATAATAAAGCACAGGTCCATTAGGCCGACTTGGTGGCAACCAGCTTATAGCCAAGGAAGTCACTGATGTTGCTACGACCTTCACTGCAGCTGGAGGCCCTGGGGCTGTAAACAAGCGATTTATCTGTAATAAATTAAACCAGCCGTTTATTTATGTAGATATTATAAGAACAGTTTATACCATCTTGTTGTGTAGTACAATGCACAGGGTGAGCGGGCACTCCATCTCCCGCCGCCGTATACGCCAAAGCTTGTACCGTGTAGTTAGTGTACGGTTTCAGTGCGAGAAGTAGCGTTTCGACTCCCGCTACCCGCTTGACTTCCGCCCCCGCTCCTGAGTTGAGGCCGCCGCTGCCGCGCACCTCCCACTCCAGCCACTCTGCCGCTGCCGACAAACAACTGCCATCATTCAGCTTGGAATATTGAGATTGTTTCAAGTTTATTTGTTTGCAAATGTAACGCTTAATTTGCAATGAGAAATGTTCTCTCATGATCGCCTAAACGTTCGTCGAAGTTTAAATTCAGATGGGGGAACTGGGAAAAGTATTTAAGCTGCTTAGTTCACAGAAATTATTACACTCAGTTTGACTTTTAATGTTTCATCTGGGATGTGAGTTTTATACGTTATTGTTATTAGTTAGCACACAAACTATTGcgatatgtaggtaggtatgtgggTTTGGTTAATTACCAAGCAAACGGTTACGTTTAATGATTTATGAAAGTTAATTACTcattataattttacaaaaatgtgaGGAATTgtgaaatgttattttttacacAGGGATGGTGTTTATCAGGCGATTAATTATAGGTAGTAGGTAAGTagtgttaaatttaattaaattatcactCAAATTTAAGTCagaaatgttatattataacatctcTGACTTAGATTTGAGTAAATGACCGATCACAAGTCCATAAAAAGTAGGTAACATCTGCAAAGAATTTGAGTTAGAAATGAAGGAATTAACAAAACTCGTTCGTTCGTAACGCTAGGTTTTGTCGCTGTTAAAAAGCATAGatctctcaaaaaaaaaaacttttacaaccGGTTACACAATGGTATGaaaactcaaaaatatttttttttatacggtCTGTGGAAACAAAAAAGAAGAGGGTGCATATCCCCATCCCCATACTCACTATGCTCCGGGCGGTAAAGCAGCTTGTACCCGAGCAAGGAGCCGTGGTGCGCGTGCGCCGGCGGCGGGGACCACTCCACCTTCAAGCTCTGGGGGGACACGGCGCGGCACCTCACTCCGCGGGGACCTTCTGAAGGCACTGGAGAACATGGAAGTTTAAATATGTTTGtgacataaaaactttttagtcTTGGAAGCTTCCATGTAGGCTTCCAATAACATTATACTGGCCGTCGAGACgtctaatattatttttatgaataaaatagtTTCGTGTTATAAGAAAGTAGGTAAACACGATTTTTACtcttttttcatcacacttgctcgtaaacagtgtcgtaacatgcaggctaccttggttgcaatcccccaaataaaaccctcgaacccccccccctccctcgcCTGTGTTCGACtacgggcttctaatagactctcgttcgtaattccttatttaccgcccttaagacacaatgtactattagaagaccgaagtcgaagactgagggctttaatgagtcgatgttcgtaattctagtaccgcccgtgcgacatacaatgtttttcatcacatttgagagtaaaattttatgtttctaaaataaaaaatataattattccaaatattggcgataccttaggctgcgctcttggcagcgccaccctccccctccccctctcgCAACATGCGCCGCAGCGTGTGTGTGCattggtcctgcagcagcgcgtgCATGCAGCACCATCACTACGCGCATTGAcccatttaccgaccttgggcttcatgacaagaaaattagtacgcgcaatgactcatttaccgaccacgggtttcatgacaagcacattaaggtcgagggttttatttggttaaggtagcctgcatgtttcgacactgtttacgagcaagtgtgatgaaaaaaatctaTCCCTcgaaatgtatgcagtaataggtaattttgtaagtagagtgggccaaattttgtgccgctgatgttgttgttgttttgtgtTAATGTTATTATATGTTACGTCTTAAGTGTTACGTCTAGTGAAGCCAATACCCAATTTCCCATTTTCAGGGTAAAAAAATCAGGGTTGTGTTATTGCATAAGTGTAAATTGCATAAGTGTAAATTACgcactttattgtaaaatacttGGTTTAGACGAATAACATTGTattactattgtattgtatgtagctTACCACTTTCTTGTGTCACGGTATTAACAGGCGCAGTGGCTGGACCTGCCCCTGCACTGTTAAAGGCTCTGACGCTTACAGAATATCTGAAAATGGTTACACAATATTAGTCTTGTTGTCCTCAATTATATATGTGGCAACAAAAAGATAGTAGTGTAGTCTGCACATAAATactttaaagtaggtacaccGTAGAAATAACAAGGTTAAGAAGCTTAAGAGTATCTGGAAGTGAATAGTGCAAGTGTAAACATGCAACAGTCAACCCAGTAGGTAAATATaccgagcggcaaaaaatctggccctaaaatgtatgcagttataggtaattttgtatgtagagtgggccaaattttgtaccaCTGAGTAGTACATAGAAGATTTATACTAACCTGGTGTAATGTTCCAAACTCTCGATAGTATATTTGGTGATCAGTCCTCGTACCGTGGCAAATTCCATACCAACATTGGCACCTCCCGAGAGAGTACCGTCAGCTGATGCCCACCACCAAACTGAATATCCCAGGAGTTCCCCGTTCCAGGTGGAAGACGGAGGAGGCTGTAAAATTGTTCTGCTTAAACatcatttttttacatttctgatcggaaaataatttaataattccatTTCCTTAAATCTATTAGTGGCAATcacttaattttaatattgttgtttttgttgttggAAAATTATCAAAACTATCTCTTTGTTTCTTTGATTACTAATACTTAgtgataaataacttaaaagttCTGGACTTTTCTTAAAATTGTAACGAGTAAGTAGtactttacctacctactttatctAAAAATAGTTGTCGCTTGCGACCTTTTCTATGAATAATTCATTTACTGCTatgccgcgggaactatgcaatttcccagcaCTATTAAGTATATGCCTTTCCCACGGTCTTATACAATAGCCctatcaaatttcatcacgatcggtTGTGTACTCTAAGCGTGAAagcttaacaaacaaacatacctactcacatttcaatttataaaaatataatttatgagTAGCATAACATACTATACCTGCCAAGTTAACTCAATCGTAGAAGTTCGAGGTGCGGAAGCACGAAGACTCAACGGTGCCCTCGCTGGTGGCTCGTGTGACGTCAACGCGAGCAACGCACGGGTATGAGCTGATGCAAACTGAGCAGTGACTGTTCGAGCTCGCACTAGGTAAGCTGTGGCTGGCTCCAGGCCACTTATTGTGGCTCCCTCTGTCCTATTTGAAAGAAGTTAAGGGTTGAAACGAAACTGCGTTGATGATGAACTTAAACTTGCTTTGTTACTTTATTGGGAACATACTCTGAATAAGTGTCCGCATTGTGCGCAGACACGGATACGTTGTGTGTGTCAGCATCCCTCCAGGAGTCAGAATTGGTCGAGTCATGTTTACGATACTGCACCACATAGCCCAAGACCGGCGAATTGCCATCGTATGGGCGTCGCCATTGCAGACGAACGGATCGGGACGTTGTTTCGAGGACTCTGAAGTTTGAAGGTGGCTCAGGAGGCTCTAttacaaagtaaataattataaattatccATGGAATCAGATGAAAAAACTATTCTGCTGTTGCAGTTGTAGATCGTTACCTTGTACAGCAAGGTGTACGAAATGATCAGATCTTCCGTAAGGGTTGGACGCTTGGCATCGATAGACACCAGAGTCTCTTCTATCTGCACGTTCTACAACTAATTCACTTCTTAACCCTTCTGCGCTTCGCGTTTCCGAAATACTCATTCTGCAACAAGAaacatttgatttatttaattttgtatcgtCTAATCATATATACTGTGTCTTGATTTAATTATACCTGTAGTCCGAATTGGGCAAAGCCCGTCCTGAGTGGCTCCAGGATGTCGAAAGTGGACTATCCCCTCGAGCAAGACATGCTAACCTCACTGTTTCTCCTAGTTTCGCTGTTACATTTACAGATGGTGTTTCAAATCTCGCCGGTTCTAAAAAcacaaaagtaaaagtatttaagtaacttttcttttttttggacGTCACTTCTAGCACTCATTTTAAGTTGACAATTGGTATGTAAAACTAGTCTTCAGTTCTATTATTAAAAGTTACTTAC
This region of Choristoneura fumiferana chromosome 11, NRCan_CFum_1, whole genome shotgun sequence genomic DNA includes:
- the LOC141432647 gene encoding cell adhesion molecule Dscam2-like isoform X2, with protein sequence MVPGKRIYECRPKGIGSHSRVLIETCSTLGGSSSQSCVYKCYEDSKLFVEDKLGISQGSTAFSDSKDIIEKSGNASRIYVTKKGTKQTTLHKCTIIQLKKYRQLFRNKTPKAYKFNSSRKFYFEGREKNETWCSLTKQVVYTTKRTRAKRSLDSRPELVYTFIEQAVQPGAQVALKCSAVGEPPPRFKWTLDSQPIPLHLGAVITEGRENGPAGMGPSGNYVLSTLSLSSAQVEHGGRYECRASNAHGSIAHAARLNVYGPPYIRAMSPVKAVAGSDTTVWCPYYGFPIDSVTWEGGAGTDARYQQIDGQLTISNVDRNRDQGSWICSVLTPGGELARRDVQITVVSPPVLSPIVFPPGLRSGDRSQLTCTVTSGDMPVYFSWLKDQMNIPSALQVDERGAEFYSMLLFKSLTAAHSGLYTCVVTNTAGKANASAELAIKVPPYWHIEPSDSAVLLNGSLTVSCEARGHPPPAVYWTKFSGGTETTLGAVSEPAVLSNGSLRLESARAEHSGKYRCRADNGVAPALSKSLTIHINEPARFETPSVNVTAKLGETVRLACLARGDSPLSTSWSHSGRALPNSDYRMSISETRSAEGLRSELVVERADRRDSGVYRCQASNPYGRSDHFVHLAVQEPPEPPSNFRVLETTSRSVRLQWRRPYDGNSPVLGYVVQYRKHDSTNSDSWRDADTHNVSVSAHNADTYSETEGATISGLEPATAYLVRARTVTAQFASAHTRALLALTSHEPPARAPLSLRASAPRTSTIELTWQPPPSSTWNGELLGYSVWWWASADGTLSGGANVGMEFATVRGLITKYTIESLEHYTRYSVSVRAFNSAGAGPATAPVNTVTQESVPSEGPRGVRCRAVSPQSLKVEWSPPPAHAHHGSLLGYKLLYRPEHTAEWLEWEVRGSGGLNSGAGAEVKRVAGVETLLLALKPYTNYTVQALAYTAAGDGVPAHPVHCTTQQDAPGPPAAVKVVATSVTSLAISWLPPSRPNGPVLYYTVFYRELGRDRPPQTTTVQAEDSDPSVGLGGSTELRSLSEDATYEAWVAAHSAAGEGEPSAPQPATTSSRAGVRLLSFGVWARVQCGHALRLACVWRGEPTPRARWLRGDRPVTHDPRTHLTLHGHLAIHEVDASTSGNYTCSARNAYGSEETTYRVECAAPPAAPALLLEHAAHREARLAWRTAHHSAAPPHGFTIWWIRVRDDSGDGLDTGTRGEEERKLETGGEATGVTLRGLSCGASYSVRVVAHSRAGPSPPSAPLLVKTKPPVLVWEGGGDHRERQEEGAEAAVWSNSSALALDARRAVRCGARLVRLQWRRADAGAALWTDADLTSLHHHREIVIGGLTAGAWYGLRLWTATDSARHQAIIYAATTTHAGERLRRPVAFQSEGSSVSTVSNAEAERVLGAVSLAFAALAAVAVTALLLVLLAKRSTLWPCVVPVDEETRRCSHSVASTDKSVCPEQQNIRNCQHDYKHDKLSPASDVYEISPYATFAVGGETAATLDHTLQFRTFGHRDNDAPPHRPCRKHPQRHRDRGDVEKHHSDCELQQLSRYEKVRPRHCAGTSYCVPLAHHGGGGSGVGGGSGFSEVYAGDSSAESGPGSLSPRTHHEHS